One genomic region from Culicoidibacter larvae encodes:
- a CDS encoding ABC transporter substrate-binding protein produces the protein MKKFFAFMAVAVLVLAGCAGGGGSSENSLTIFNLKPEIDEALKKYAADYEAETGVKVTIKTCGGGCDYGSQLKSEFQSGSEPDIFVIQGENDYVTWEHKVADLSAEPWSTDTEYAFVKDGKTYGFPYSVEGYGIIYNKDMMDKAGVDVSTLTTYEGWVAAVQKIDEQKEALGIDSVISMAAGPTMTWLTGSQNFNAYLANGEQGMKYVDEVLAGTVDDARLAEYANWVELLFNNANQQVLNTGNYDEQVNAFKNGKTAFIAQGNWIAPNMADATFEMGIAPMGSKTTATDGIFVSAPSFYAVNKDGANVELAKKFLNDMVSTDRGVQFIVEDAQMVPAFKSIKAEATNSLNQSVIDWVQKGNNYGWDHYYMPDGFCNNTLGAIYSQYANKQITKEEFIKQVSEAIKTLQ, from the coding sequence ATGAAGAAATTTTTTGCGTTTATGGCGGTTGCAGTTTTAGTGCTGGCTGGGTGTGCCGGTGGTGGCGGTTCGTCAGAAAATAGTTTGACTATTTTTAACTTGAAGCCGGAAATTGATGAGGCATTAAAGAAATATGCTGCTGATTATGAAGCTGAGACCGGAGTTAAGGTAACAATTAAAACTTGTGGTGGTGGCTGCGATTATGGTTCACAGTTGAAATCAGAGTTTCAATCAGGAAGCGAACCGGATATTTTTGTTATTCAAGGTGAGAATGATTATGTTACTTGGGAACATAAGGTTGCCGATTTATCTGCCGAGCCTTGGAGTACTGATACCGAGTATGCTTTTGTAAAAGATGGCAAAACATATGGGTTTCCTTATTCAGTTGAAGGATACGGCATTATTTATAATAAAGATATGATGGATAAAGCTGGTGTAGATGTAAGCACTTTAACTACTTATGAAGGTTGGGTTGCTGCGGTACAAAAAATTGATGAGCAGAAAGAGGCTTTAGGAATTGACTCAGTTATCAGTATGGCTGCCGGTCCAACAATGACTTGGTTGACTGGTTCACAAAACTTTAATGCATATCTTGCCAATGGTGAACAAGGTATGAAATATGTTGATGAAGTGCTTGCAGGAACAGTTGATGATGCACGATTAGCTGAATATGCGAACTGGGTAGAATTATTATTTAACAATGCTAATCAGCAAGTGTTGAATACTGGTAATTATGATGAACAAGTAAATGCATTTAAAAATGGGAAAACAGCGTTTATTGCTCAAGGTAACTGGATTGCACCAAATATGGCTGATGCAACATTTGAAATGGGTATTGCTCCTATGGGATCAAAAACAACAGCTACTGATGGTATTTTTGTTTCAGCACCATCATTCTATGCAGTGAATAAAGATGGCGCAAATGTTGAGCTGGCTAAGAAGTTCTTAAACGATATGGTATCAACCGATCGTGGTGTTCAATTTATCGTTGAAGATGCTCAGATGGTACCGGCATTTAAATCAATTAAGGCTGAGGCAACAAATTCATTAAATCAAAGTGTTATTGATTGGGTACAAAAAGGTAATAATTATGGCTGGGATCATTATTATATGCCTGACGGATTCTGTAATAATACTTTAGGGGCAATTTATTCACAGTATGCGAATAAACAAATTACTAAAGAAGAGTTTATCAAACAAGTTAGTGAGGCAATCAAAACCTTACAATAA